The Candidatus Hinthialibacter antarcticus nucleotide sequence GACTGCGCGTTGGTTACCGACGGGCGCTTTTCCGGCGGCACTTCAGGCCTCTCGATTGGACACGTCAGCCCCGAAGCCGCATCAAAAGGCAACATCGGTTTGGTGGAGGAAGGCGATACTATCGAAATCGACATTCCAAACCGCAAAATGCAAATCGCTATTTCGGATGCGGAACTCGAAGAACGCCGTGAAAAGATGGAAGCCAAAGGCGACAAGGCCTGGATGCCCGCGACACGCAATCGTCAGGTATCCACTGCCTTAAAGGCGTATTCGATGATGGCGCAAAGCGCCGACAAGGGCGCCGTCCGCGATCTGAGTTTGGTGAAAAAAGTATAACGGTTTTAATGCCATTGATTCAATCAAAAGCCTGGCCTGTAGTGGTCAGGCTTTTTTTGTGATCGGTGAATTTTATGTTCATTGAATCGCGTTTTAGAAACCGATTCACCTTGCGTTTGTTCTATGGTAATGTGATGGAAACAGTTCAACGATTGTGAGACGATAACGATGAAACGGCGAACCTTCTTGTCCCAAACCACTAAACCCATGATCGGCCTTTCCGCCGCGATGCTTGCAGGCAACCCCAGGCAGGTTCTTGGCGCCAATGATAAAATCCGCATCGGTCTGGTTGGCTGTGGAGGCCGCGGCCTGATGCTGTTTCGCGCCTATTCGCGTGATGAGCGCTTTCAATTCGCTTACATGTGCGATCCTGACCCGCGCCGTGGGGCGCGGGAATTCGAGTGGGCGAAAGCAGAACACAATCCCCATATCAAGCGTTATACCGATTTCCGCCGTATGTTGGATGACAAGAACGTCGATATGGTGATGATCGCCACCCCCGACCATTGGCACGCGCTCGCAACCATTCTCGCCTGTCAGGCCGAGAAAGACGTCTATGTAGAAAAGCCCATGAGCCACAACCTGGTTGAAGGGCGAAAGATGATCGAAGCCGCCCGCAAATATAACCGGGTCGTACAAGTGGGTATGCAAAGCCGCAGCGCTCCCTATTTATATGAAGCGGCTGAATATATCCGCAGTGGAAAACTCGGCGACATTCAACTCTGCAAAATTTTTAATATGAAATCTGACCGCCCGTTTCATGCAGACGAAACGCTCCAGCCTCCCAAAGAACTCAATCTAGACGTTTGGCTGGGCGCGGCCCGCGAGAAATACGCCTATGTTTATGCCAGCAAAGGCTGGCTCTTTTACTGGGATTTCTGCAACGGTGACATGATGAACGATGGCGTACATCAAATTGA carries:
- a CDS encoding Gfo/Idh/MocA family oxidoreductase, coding for MKRRTFLSQTTKPMIGLSAAMLAGNPRQVLGANDKIRIGLVGCGGRGLMLFRAYSRDERFQFAYMCDPDPRRGAREFEWAKAEHNPHIKRYTDFRRMLDDKNVDMVMIATPDHWHALATILACQAEKDVYVEKPMSHNLVEGRKMIEAARKYNRVVQVGMQSRSAPYLYEAAEYIRSGKLGDIQLCKIFNMKSDRPFHADETLQPPKELNLDVWLGAAREKYAYVYASKGWLFYWDFCNGDMMNDGVHQIDIARWLLNQRFPKSAYCTGGNFAFDDDREVPDTQCAVLEFDNQIVTIENTQNMQYMQKTTLDMRNRSEFPLWQHNATRIEIYGSKGLMMVGRHGSGWQVFSKDGQVVAEAHGQFPDEPHKDNLYECLHSRKRANADVEEGHISCAWVHLANISLKLGGRKLVFDAASEKCDVPEANALLQRQYRKPYQLPTI